From Camelina sativa cultivar DH55 chromosome 7, Cs, whole genome shotgun sequence, one genomic window encodes:
- the LOC104700480 gene encoding protein FLC EXPRESSOR-like — MAGRDRYLPSSAVSTSSSSRLIESQLIESDRNRARSVILEDRISIQHREIQTLLNDNQRLAVARIGLKDQLNLAKRELERLLETAAKVKAEGEAKVREVYQNALRMEAETRVIDGLGSELGQVRSDVQRLGTDRQELATELAMLDGEMVKAKPNSDRAVEVKAEIEVLRGEISKGRAALELEKKTRASNLHHERGMEKTIDHLNREIVKLQEELVDFETKARAAAEEAPNPSPGLAASYGNTDDSYGGQGRQYPEANGSHKVYGVLDSLPQHPPTPLQHPPNNVL; from the exons ATGGCCGGACGAGACCGTTATCTTCCATCGTCGGCGgtttcaacttcatcatcatcaagactAATAGAATCTCAATTAATCGAATCCGATCGAAACCGAGCTCGATCCGTAATCCTCGAGGATCGAATCTCAATCCAACACCGCGAAATCCAAACTCTTCTCAACGATAACCAACGGCTAGCCGTAGCACGTATCGGACTCAAAGACCAGCTCAATTTAGCCAAGCGTGAGCTCGAACGGTTACTCGAAACCGCTGCTAAAGTCAAAGCGGAAGGAGAAGCTAAGGTGCGTGAGGTTTACCAGAACGCGTTGAGGATGGAGGCGGAGACTCGTGTGATCGATGGGCTTGGATCGGAGCTTGGTCAGGTTAGATCGGATGTACAGAGGTTAGGTACTGATAGACAGGAGTTAGCTACTGAGCTTGCTATGCTTGATGGTGAGATGGTTAAGGCTAAACCGAATTCGGATCGAGCTGTTGAGGTTAAGGCTGAGATTGAGGTTTTACGAGGAGAGATTAGTAAAGGAAg GGCTGCTCTTGAGCTTGAGAAGAAGACACGAGCTAGTAACCTTCACCATGAGCGTGGGATGGAAAAGACTATCGATCACTTGAATCGTGAGATTGTGAAACTTCAGGAAGAACTGGTTGATTTTGAGACTAAAGCTAGAGCAGCTGCTGAGGAAGCTCCAAACCCAA GTCCTGGATTGGCTGCAAGTTATGGGAACACGGATGATAGTTATGGAGGCCAAGGCCGGCAATATCCTGAAGCTAATGGTTCTCACAAG GTATATGGAGTTTTGGACAGTCTCCCTCAACACCCACCTACTCCATTGCAGCATCCTCCGAATAATGTGCTGTGA